One Streptomyces lincolnensis genomic region harbors:
- a CDS encoding DUF5703 family protein, translated as MPEYEFVDVYVPRGVSRKDATRLLTDHAEYGHWELDRLSLLRDGSRRVRLRRRIIRQLRATW; from the coding sequence ATGCCGGAATACGAATTTGTCGACGTGTACGTACCGCGCGGGGTTTCCCGCAAGGACGCCACACGTCTGCTGACGGACCATGCCGAGTACGGTCACTGGGAGTTGGACCGCCTGAGCCTGCTGCGCGACGGCAGCCGCCGGGTGCGGCTGCGACGGCGGATCATCCGCCAGCTACGCGCCACGTGGTGA
- a CDS encoding M20/M25/M40 family metallo-hydrolase, with product MSETDTARGVTGQDEVVDLCRELIQIDTSNYGDHSGPGERKAAEWVAGKLAEVGLEPKIFESHPGRASTVARIEGEDPSRPALLIHGHLDVVPANAVDWTHHPFSGEVADGCVWGRGAVDMKDMDAMTLAVVRDRMRSGRKPPRDIVLAFLADEEAGGTYGAKHLVRNHPDLFEGVTEAISEVGGFSFTVSEERRLYLIQTAEKGMHWMKLTVAGTAGHGSMIHRDNAITELSEAVARLGRHTFPVRVTKTTRAFLDELGDALGTELDPEDMESTLARLGGIAKLIGATLGNTANPTQLNAGYKVNVIPGEATANVDGRFLPGHEEEFLADLDRILGPNVRREDVHSDKALETTFDGALVEAMQSSLLAEDPTAKAIPYMLSGGTDAKSFDDLGIRGFGFAPLKLPPELDFAGMFHGVDERVPVDGLQFGVRVLDRFIDAS from the coding sequence GTGAGCGAGACGGACACGGCCAGGGGCGTCACCGGTCAGGACGAGGTCGTGGACCTCTGCCGCGAGCTGATCCAGATCGACACCAGCAACTACGGCGACCACTCGGGCCCGGGTGAGCGCAAGGCGGCCGAGTGGGTCGCCGGGAAGCTCGCCGAGGTCGGCCTGGAGCCGAAGATCTTCGAGTCGCACCCCGGCCGGGCCTCCACCGTGGCCCGCATCGAGGGCGAGGACCCGTCCCGGCCTGCCCTGCTCATCCACGGCCACCTCGACGTCGTACCGGCCAACGCGGTCGACTGGACCCACCACCCCTTCTCCGGCGAGGTCGCGGACGGGTGCGTGTGGGGCCGGGGCGCGGTCGACATGAAGGACATGGACGCGATGACCCTGGCGGTCGTCCGCGACCGGATGCGCAGCGGGCGCAAGCCGCCCCGGGACATCGTCCTGGCCTTCCTGGCGGACGAGGAGGCGGGCGGCACGTACGGCGCCAAGCACCTCGTCAGGAACCATCCCGATCTCTTCGAGGGCGTCACCGAGGCGATCAGCGAGGTGGGCGGCTTCTCCTTCACCGTCAGCGAGGAGCGGCGGCTCTATCTGATCCAGACGGCCGAGAAGGGCATGCACTGGATGAAGCTGACCGTGGCCGGGACCGCCGGGCACGGGTCGATGATCCACCGGGACAACGCCATCACCGAGCTGTCGGAGGCGGTCGCCCGGCTCGGCCGGCACACCTTCCCGGTGCGCGTCACCAAGACCACGCGGGCCTTCCTCGACGAACTCGGCGACGCGCTCGGCACCGAGCTCGACCCGGAGGACATGGAGTCGACCCTCGCCCGGCTCGGCGGCATCGCCAAGCTGATCGGCGCCACCCTCGGCAACACCGCCAACCCCACCCAGCTGAACGCCGGCTACAAGGTCAACGTCATCCCCGGCGAGGCCACCGCCAACGTCGACGGGCGCTTCCTGCCGGGGCACGAGGAGGAGTTCCTCGCCGACCTCGACCGGATCCTCGGCCCGAACGTGCGGCGCGAGGACGTGCACTCCGACAAGGCCCTGGAGACCACCTTCGACGGCGCGCTGGTCGAGGCGATGCAGTCCTCGCTGCTCGCCGAGGACCCGACCGCGAAGGCGATCCCCTACATGCTCTCCGGCGGCACCGACGCCAAGTCCTTCGACGACCTCGGCATCCGCGGCTTCGGTTTCGCGCCGCTGAAGCTGCCGCCGGAGCTGGACTTCGCCGGGATGTTCCACGGCGTCGACGAGCGGGTGCCGGTGGACGGACTGCAATTCGGCGTGCGGGTGCTGGACCGGTTCATCGACGCGTCCTGA
- a CDS encoding GntP family permease, with the protein MTRLSVEMLAADAPEPITSAGHAQLGIAVLAGIAVIVLLITKSKLHAFLSLTIGSLALGAFAGAPLDKVITSFTGGLGTTVAGVGVLIALGAILGKMLADSGGADQIVDTILARANGRTMPWAMVLIASVIGLPLFFEVGVVLLIPVVLMVAKRGNYSLMRIGIPALAGLSVMHGLVPPHPGPLVAIDAVKADLGVTLALGVLVAIPTVIIAGPLFSRYAARWVDVPAPDRMIPQRVSEDLDKRPGFGATLITILLPVVLMLAKALVDIVIDDPENTVQRVFDVVGSPLIALLAAVLVGIFTLLRPAGFGRDRLTPLVEKGLAPIAGILLIVGAGGGFKQTLIDTGVGRMILDISEDWSIPALLLAWLIAVAIRLATGSATVATVSAAGLVAPLAADMSTTHAALLVLAIGAGSLFFSHVNDAGFWMVKEYFGLSVGQNIKTWSVMETIISVVAGGIVLLLSLII; encoded by the coding sequence GTGACCAGACTCAGCGTCGAGATGCTGGCAGCGGACGCACCCGAGCCGATCACCTCGGCCGGTCACGCTCAGCTGGGCATCGCCGTCCTGGCGGGCATCGCCGTCATCGTCCTGCTCATCACCAAGTCCAAGCTCCACGCGTTCCTGTCGCTGACCATCGGGTCGCTGGCGCTGGGCGCGTTCGCCGGGGCGCCGCTCGACAAGGTCATCACCAGCTTCACCGGCGGTCTCGGCACCACCGTCGCGGGTGTGGGCGTGCTGATCGCGCTGGGCGCGATCCTCGGCAAGATGCTCGCCGACTCCGGCGGCGCCGACCAGATCGTCGACACGATCCTCGCGCGGGCGAACGGGCGGACGATGCCCTGGGCGATGGTCCTGATCGCCTCCGTGATCGGTCTGCCGCTGTTCTTCGAGGTCGGCGTCGTCCTGCTGATCCCGGTCGTGCTGATGGTCGCCAAGCGGGGCAACTACTCGCTGATGCGGATCGGCATCCCGGCGCTCGCGGGCCTGTCCGTGATGCACGGCCTGGTGCCGCCGCACCCCGGCCCGCTGGTCGCGATCGACGCGGTCAAGGCCGACCTCGGTGTCACCCTCGCGCTCGGTGTGCTCGTCGCGATCCCGACGGTGATCATCGCCGGTCCGCTGTTCTCGCGGTACGCGGCCCGCTGGGTGGACGTCCCGGCCCCGGACCGCATGATTCCGCAGCGCGTCTCGGAGGACCTGGACAAGCGCCCCGGCTTCGGCGCCACGCTGATCACGATCCTGCTCCCGGTCGTCCTGATGCTCGCCAAGGCGCTGGTCGACATCGTGATCGACGACCCCGAGAACACCGTCCAGCGGGTCTTCGACGTCGTGGGCTCCCCGCTGATCGCCCTGCTCGCCGCCGTGCTCGTGGGCATCTTCACCCTGCTGCGGCCCGCCGGGTTCGGCCGGGACCGGCTCACCCCGCTCGTCGAGAAGGGCCTCGCCCCGATCGCGGGCATCCTGCTGATCGTCGGCGCGGGCGGCGGCTTCAAGCAGACGCTGATCGACACCGGTGTGGGCCGGATGATCCTGGACATCTCCGAGGACTGGTCGATCCCGGCGCTGCTGCTGGCCTGGCTGATCGCGGTGGCGATCCGTCTGGCGACCGGTTCGGCGACGGTGGCGACGGTCTCCGCGGCCGGTCTGGTCGCCCCGCTGGCCGCCGACATGTCGACGACCCACGCGGCCCTGCTGGTCCTGGCCATCGGCGCCGGCTCGCTGTTCTTCAGCCACGTCAACGACGCCGGCTTCTGGATGGTGAAGGAGTACTTCGGCCTCAGCGTCGGCCAGAACATCAAGACCTGGTCCGTCATGGAGACGATCATCTCGGTGGTCGCGGGCGGCATCGTCCTGCTCCTGTCGCTGATCATCTAG
- a CDS encoding FadR/GntR family transcriptional regulator gives MSTSGRGLHGQVLEILGPAITAGEYPPGSVLRTDELAQRFEVSRSVMREAVRVLESMHLVESRRRVGVTVRPTAEWNVYDPQVIRWRLAGADRPRQLRSLTVLRSAIEPVAAGLAAKNATAEQCAELTECALGMVAHSRGHQLEGYLIHDVAFHRVILNASGNEMFARLGDVVAEVLAGRTHHEVMFEDPDPAAVTLHVQVAEAVRGGDAMRAEALTREITVGALQELDILAP, from the coding sequence ATGAGCACATCGGGCCGGGGGCTGCACGGCCAGGTACTGGAGATCCTCGGCCCCGCGATCACCGCGGGCGAGTACCCGCCGGGCAGCGTTCTGCGCACCGACGAACTGGCGCAGCGCTTCGAGGTCTCACGCTCGGTGATGCGCGAGGCGGTCCGGGTCCTGGAGTCCATGCACCTGGTCGAGTCCCGCCGCCGCGTGGGCGTGACGGTGCGCCCCACGGCCGAGTGGAACGTCTACGACCCCCAGGTCATCCGCTGGCGCCTGGCCGGCGCCGACCGCCCCCGCCAGCTGCGCTCCCTGACCGTGCTGCGCTCCGCGATCGAGCCGGTCGCCGCGGGCCTGGCCGCCAAGAACGCCACGGCCGAGCAGTGCGCCGAGCTCACCGAGTGCGCCCTCGGCATGGTCGCCCACTCGCGCGGCCACCAGCTGGAGGGCTATCTGATCCACGACGTGGCCTTCCACCGGGTGATCCTCAACGCCTCCGGCAACGAGATGTTCGCCCGCCTCGGCGATGTCGTCGCCGAGGTCCTCGCCGGCCGCACCCATCACGAGGTCATGTTCGAGGACCCCGACCCGGCCGCCGTCACCCTGCACGTCCAGGTCGCGGAGGCGGTCCGCGGGGGCGACGCGATGCGCGCGGAGGCACTGACCCGCGAGATCACCGTCGGCGCACTCCAGGAGCTGGACATCCTGGCGCCGTAG
- a CDS encoding M1 family metallopeptidase: MTVQQAVGPDPYFPANGDPRYRVHRYELALDYRPGPNRLSGTGRINAIAGRSPLAEFVLNLADFKVGRVRVDGRQAHYTHRGGRLRVRPAKPLRAGAAFTVEVHWAGNPKPVNSPWGGLGWEELEDGALVASQPVGAPSWYPCNDRPADKASYQISITTPSAYAVVAGGRLLTRTTKASTTTWVYEQSAPTSSYLVGLAIGKYQTVVLADPGLGGVPQHGHIPAQLLPEFSRDFARQPQMMHVFQQLFGPYPFAEYAVVVTEEALDVPVEAQGLSLFGANHVDGARGSERLVAHELAHQWFGNSVSIADWRHIWLNEGFAKYAEWLWSERSGGRPAHQHAAAAHRLLSSLPQDLRLADPGRKSMFDDRLYERGGLTLHALRCAMGEDDFFRMLRGWAGLHRGGAVSTTTFTAHVNRFASEPLDEVFQAWVYGAALPPLPRLPETRRAG, from the coding sequence GTGACGGTTCAGCAGGCAGTGGGTCCGGATCCGTACTTCCCGGCCAACGGCGACCCCCGTTACCGGGTCCATCGGTACGAGCTGGCGCTGGACTACCGTCCTGGCCCCAACCGGCTGTCGGGGACGGGCCGGATCAACGCCATCGCGGGACGGTCGCCGCTCGCCGAGTTCGTGCTGAACCTCGCCGACTTCAAGGTCGGCCGGGTGCGGGTGGACGGCCGGCAGGCGCACTACACGCACCGGGGCGGGCGGTTGCGGGTGCGCCCGGCCAAGCCGCTGCGGGCCGGGGCCGCGTTCACCGTCGAGGTGCACTGGGCGGGCAATCCCAAGCCGGTCAACAGCCCCTGGGGCGGCCTTGGTTGGGAGGAGCTGGAGGACGGGGCGCTGGTGGCGAGCCAGCCCGTCGGGGCGCCGTCCTGGTACCCGTGCAACGACCGGCCCGCCGACAAGGCCTCCTACCAGATCTCCATCACCACGCCGTCGGCGTACGCGGTGGTGGCGGGCGGGCGCCTGCTGACCCGGACCACGAAGGCGTCGACGACGACCTGGGTGTACGAGCAGTCGGCGCCGACGTCCAGCTATCTGGTGGGGCTGGCGATCGGCAAGTACCAGACGGTGGTGCTGGCCGACCCGGGTCTGGGCGGGGTGCCGCAGCACGGGCACATTCCGGCGCAGCTGCTGCCGGAGTTCTCGCGGGACTTCGCGCGGCAGCCGCAGATGATGCATGTCTTCCAGCAGCTGTTCGGGCCCTACCCGTTCGCCGAGTACGCGGTCGTGGTGACCGAGGAGGCGCTCGATGTCCCCGTCGAGGCCCAGGGGTTGTCGCTGTTCGGCGCCAACCACGTGGACGGGGCGCGGGGTTCGGAGCGGCTGGTCGCGCACGAGCTGGCCCACCAGTGGTTCGGCAACAGCGTGTCCATCGCGGACTGGCGGCACATCTGGCTGAACGAGGGGTTCGCGAAGTACGCGGAGTGGCTGTGGTCGGAGCGCTCGGGCGGGCGTCCGGCGCACCAGCACGCGGCCGCCGCGCACCGGTTGCTGTCCTCGCTCCCCCAGGACCTGCGGCTGGCCGACCCCGGGCGCAAGTCGATGTTCGACGACCGGCTCTACGAGCGGGGCGGGCTGACCCTGCACGCGCTGCGGTGTGCGATGGGCGAGGACGACTTCTTCCGGATGCTGCGCGGCTGGGCCGGGCTGCACCGGGGTGGGGCGGTGAGCACGACGACGTTCACCGCGCATGTGAACCGGTTCGCGTCCGAGCCGCTGGACGAGGTGTTCCAGGCGTGGGTGTACGGGGCTGCGCTGCCGCCCCTGCCCCGCCTGCCGGAGACCCGCCGGGCGGGATAG
- a CDS encoding YchJ family protein, translated as MSRRAALSAACPCGLSEPYATCCGRYHSGAAAPTAEALMRSRYSAFVKGNAGYLLRTWHPRTRPARLDLDPGTRWSGLEILGTADGSAFHTTGVVEFRASFKGGALHERSRFERVDGAWVYVDGEFPDA; from the coding sequence ATGTCCCGACGTGCCGCCCTCTCCGCAGCCTGCCCCTGTGGCCTTTCCGAGCCGTACGCCACCTGCTGCGGCCGCTACCACTCCGGTGCCGCGGCGCCGACCGCGGAAGCGCTCATGCGGTCGCGGTACAGCGCCTTCGTGAAGGGGAACGCGGGGTATCTGCTGCGGACCTGGCATCCGCGGACGCGTCCGGCGCGGCTCGACCTCGATCCGGGGACGCGGTGGAGCGGGCTGGAGATCCTCGGCACGGCCGACGGTTCCGCGTTCCACACCACGGGGGTCGTGGAGTTCCGGGCCTCGTTCAAGGGCGGCGCGCTGCACGAGCGCAGCCGCTTCGAGCGGGTCGACGGTGCCTGGGTGTACGTCGACGGGGAGTTCCCCGACGCGTAG
- the chpH gene encoding chaplin ChpH, with translation MIKKIVAAAAATGGLVLAGAGMAVADSGAQGAAVHSPGVLSGNVVQVPVHVPVNVCGNTVSVIGLLNPAFGNTCINK, from the coding sequence ATGATCAAGAAGATCGTCGCCGCTGCCGCTGCCACTGGTGGTCTGGTTCTCGCGGGTGCGGGCATGGCCGTCGCCGACTCGGGTGCCCAGGGTGCCGCGGTGCACTCCCCGGGCGTCCTGTCCGGCAACGTGGTCCAGGTTCCCGTTCACGTCCCGGTGAACGTCTGCGGCAACACGGTCTCCGTGATCGGGCTGCTGAACCCCGCCTTCGGCAACACCTGCATCAACAAGTGA
- a CDS encoding chaplin, giving the protein MRQVTRKGLMTVAAATGVIAATGGAAHADSGAHGSSTNSPGVLSGNSVQAPVHAPVNVCGNTVNVIGVLNPAMGNKCVNSGVETDDGYGGGSGGSHSGGHTGDSPGVGSGNHVEVPVDAPVNVCGNSVDVIGVGNSTTGNDCDGGGGHSSTPPGGQHPGGPGTPEQPGGPVDPAGPPGSPGDPAGPSAPEGGKPGGNQPGTQTVTQPDGGSAQLARTGSDLPVGLTLPVGAGALLAGVVLYRKARASA; this is encoded by the coding sequence ATGCGACAGGTCACCCGCAAAGGCCTGATGACCGTGGCTGCCGCGACCGGCGTGATCGCCGCTACGGGAGGTGCCGCGCACGCCGACTCGGGCGCGCACGGTTCCAGCACGAACTCGCCCGGTGTGCTGTCGGGCAACTCGGTGCAGGCGCCGGTGCACGCGCCGGTGAACGTCTGCGGCAACACGGTCAACGTCATCGGGGTGCTCAACCCGGCGATGGGCAACAAGTGCGTCAACTCCGGCGTCGAGACCGATGACGGCTACGGCGGCGGCTCCGGGGGCTCGCACTCCGGCGGACACACCGGCGACTCCCCGGGCGTCGGCTCCGGCAACCACGTCGAGGTGCCGGTCGACGCCCCGGTGAACGTCTGCGGCAACAGCGTCGACGTCATCGGTGTCGGCAACAGCACCACCGGCAACGACTGCGACGGCGGCGGCGGGCACTCCAGCACGCCTCCCGGTGGCCAGCACCCGGGTGGCCCCGGCACTCCGGAGCAGCCCGGCGGACCGGTCGACCCGGCGGGCCCTCCCGGCAGCCCGGGTGACCCCGCCGGCCCGTCCGCGCCGGAGGGCGGCAAGCCGGGCGGCAACCAGCCCGGAACCCAGACCGTCACCCAGCCCGACGGCGGCTCGGCGCAGCTCGCCCGCACCGGCAGCGACCTGCCGGTGGGCCTCACGCTTCCGGTGGGTGCGGGGGCGCTGCTGGCGGGAGTCGTGCTCTACCGCAAGGCACGCGCTTCTGCGTGA
- a CDS encoding gluconokinase has product MSTPHVVVVMGVAGTGKTTIGPLLAGRLGVPYAEGDDFHPQANIDKMSAGTPLQDADRWPWLDAIGDWAHGRAGLGGVVSCSALKRSYRDRLRAAAPGVTFVHLTGDRKLIEDRMAHRKGHFMPTALLDSQFATLQPLGPDEAGVAVDVSGTPEEITERATRALDALPDASE; this is encoded by the coding sequence ATGAGTACCCCTCACGTCGTCGTGGTGATGGGCGTCGCCGGCACGGGCAAGACCACGATCGGTCCCCTGCTGGCGGGCCGGCTGGGCGTCCCGTACGCCGAGGGCGACGACTTCCACCCGCAGGCCAACATCGACAAGATGTCGGCCGGCACGCCGCTTCAGGACGCGGACCGGTGGCCGTGGCTCGACGCCATCGGTGACTGGGCGCACGGGCGGGCCGGGCTGGGCGGGGTGGTCAGCTGCTCGGCACTGAAGCGGTCGTACCGCGACCGGCTCAGGGCCGCCGCTCCCGGAGTGACGTTCGTGCACCTCACGGGCGACCGGAAGCTCATCGAGGACCGGATGGCGCACCGCAAGGGCCACTTCATGCCGACGGCCCTGCTGGACTCGCAGTTCGCCACGCTCCAGCCGCTCGGGCCGGACGAGGCCGGGGTCGCCGTGGACGTCTCCGGAACCCCCGAGGAGATCACCGAGCGCGCGACGAGGGCGCTGGACGCCCTTCCCGACGCATCCGAGTAA
- a CDS encoding Pls/PosA family non-ribosomal peptide synthetase, whose product MAATHESSALGLLDDELRERFGDTARFSGGPAASARTLVDIFDASVRSYPNELALDDGTAQLTYRQLAVEVDDLRRALAGAGVGLGDRVGVRVPSGTNELYVAILAVLAAGAAYVPVDAEDPDERAELVFGEAQVRAVIGAGYELTPNGRSEVPAARPGAEHDAWIIFTSGSTGKPKGVAVSHRSAAAFVDAEAALFLAEEPIGPGDRVMAGLSVAFDASCEEMWLAWRYGACLVPVPRSQVRSGADLGPWLADQEISVVSTVPTLASLWEPEHLNDVRLLIFGGEACPPELVQRLVTEGREVWNTYGPTEATVVACASLMSGEEPIRIGLPLDGWELAVVDEAGEPVPMGGTGQLVIGGVGLARYLDAEKDAEKYAPLKSLGWERAYRSGDLVKAEPEGLVFLGRADEQIKLGGRRIELGEVDTALQALPGVAGAAAAVRTARSGNQLLVGYVVTQDGWDHATAVEKLRAELPAALVPLLAPVEDLPTRTSGKVDRAALPWPLKELENTGPVEQLYGTEAWLAEQWSEVLGIPVSSAREDFFAIGGGSLAAAQLTTRLRTRYPSAAVLDIYQQPVLRKLARHLEESAQGDGAERVVAPVPVRAQVLQLLLLVPLFTVMGLRWSVALAALGNLLPGYAWLPTAPWWLVAAGAVLLFSPPGRLALAAGGARLLLRGVRPGRYARGGGVHLRLWTAERLAEFTGATSLTGSWLERYARALGAKVGPDVDLHSLPPVTGMLRLGRGAAVESEVDLSGWWLDGDRLEIGAVRVGAHAVVGTRSMLFPGARVGKRAEVAPGSAVTGQIPTGQRWAGAPAVKLGKAKRNWPKERPVRGTYWRVMYGIAGFALTALPVLAGAAAFLVARVLFTPDAPLTGAALALVPATLTFGLAYALLLLVAVRLLSLGLREGTYPTHSRVGWQAWTVTQLMDRSRETLFPLYAGLVTPVWLRLLGMRIGRGAEVSTVLALPSLTTVGEGAFLADDTLTAPYELGGGWMRIGRAEIGRRAFLGNSGMTAPGRSVPDGGLVGVLSATPKKAKKGTSYLGLPPVKLPRSTSGGDQSRTYDPPARLLWARALVELCRILPVFCSAWLAVLTVAALCALGSLWAWAPLLSGLVLFGAGITAGLVSVVAKWALVGRHRAGEHPLWSGFVWRNELADTFVEVLAVPWLAGAVPGTPVMTAWLRGLGARIGRGVWVESYWLPETDLVTLGDAATVNRGCVLQTHLFHDRILRTDTVVLREGATLGPGGIVLPGSSVGARTTLGPASLVMAAESVPDDTRWLGNPIEAWRP is encoded by the coding sequence ATGGCAGCCACACACGAGAGCAGCGCTCTCGGTCTGCTCGACGACGAGCTGCGCGAGCGGTTCGGCGACACGGCACGTTTCTCCGGGGGGCCGGCGGCTTCCGCGCGCACGCTCGTGGACATCTTCGACGCCTCGGTGCGGTCGTATCCGAACGAACTCGCCCTGGACGACGGGACGGCACAGCTCACCTACCGGCAGCTCGCCGTCGAGGTGGACGACCTGCGGCGCGCGCTGGCCGGTGCCGGGGTCGGTCTCGGGGACCGGGTGGGGGTCCGGGTGCCGTCCGGGACCAACGAGCTGTACGTCGCGATCCTGGCCGTGCTGGCCGCGGGGGCCGCGTACGTGCCCGTGGACGCCGAGGACCCCGACGAGCGGGCCGAGTTGGTGTTCGGGGAGGCCCAGGTGCGGGCGGTGATCGGGGCCGGGTACGAGCTGACCCCGAACGGGCGCTCCGAGGTCCCCGCCGCCCGGCCCGGTGCCGAGCACGACGCGTGGATCATTTTCACCTCCGGGTCGACCGGGAAGCCCAAGGGTGTCGCCGTCAGCCATCGCAGTGCGGCGGCGTTCGTGGACGCCGAGGCGGCCCTGTTCCTCGCCGAGGAGCCGATCGGGCCCGGTGACCGGGTCATGGCGGGGCTGTCGGTGGCGTTCGACGCGTCCTGCGAGGAGATGTGGCTGGCGTGGCGGTACGGGGCCTGTCTGGTGCCGGTGCCGCGCTCGCAGGTCAGGAGCGGGGCCGATCTCGGGCCCTGGCTGGCCGATCAGGAGATCAGCGTGGTGTCGACCGTCCCGACGCTGGCCTCGCTGTGGGAGCCCGAGCACCTGAACGACGTACGACTGCTGATCTTCGGCGGTGAGGCCTGCCCGCCCGAGCTGGTGCAGCGGCTGGTGACGGAGGGGCGCGAGGTCTGGAACACCTACGGGCCGACCGAGGCGACCGTCGTGGCCTGCGCGTCGCTGATGAGCGGCGAGGAGCCGATCCGGATCGGTCTGCCGCTGGACGGCTGGGAGCTGGCCGTCGTCGACGAGGCCGGGGAGCCGGTGCCGATGGGCGGCACCGGGCAGCTGGTGATCGGCGGTGTGGGGCTGGCCCGGTACCTGGACGCCGAGAAGGACGCGGAGAAGTACGCGCCGCTGAAGTCGCTGGGCTGGGAGCGGGCGTACCGCAGCGGCGACCTGGTCAAGGCGGAGCCCGAGGGGCTGGTGTTCCTCGGCCGGGCGGACGAGCAGATCAAGCTGGGCGGGCGGCGCATCGAACTCGGTGAGGTCGACACCGCTCTCCAGGCGCTGCCCGGCGTGGCGGGGGCCGCGGCCGCCGTACGGACCGCGCGCAGCGGCAATCAGCTGCTGGTCGGGTATGTCGTCACCCAGGACGGGTGGGACCACGCGACGGCCGTCGAGAAGCTGCGGGCCGAGCTGCCCGCCGCGCTCGTCCCGCTGCTCGCACCGGTCGAGGACCTGCCGACCCGCACCAGCGGAAAGGTGGACCGGGCCGCCCTGCCCTGGCCGCTGAAGGAACTGGAGAACACCGGTCCCGTCGAGCAGCTCTACGGCACCGAGGCCTGGCTCGCCGAGCAGTGGAGCGAGGTGCTCGGCATCCCCGTGTCGAGCGCGCGGGAGGACTTCTTCGCGATCGGCGGCGGCAGCCTGGCCGCCGCCCAGCTGACCACGCGGCTGCGGACCCGCTACCCGAGCGCCGCCGTCCTGGACATCTACCAGCAGCCCGTGCTGCGCAAGCTGGCCCGGCACCTGGAGGAGTCCGCGCAGGGCGACGGGGCCGAGCGGGTCGTGGCGCCGGTTCCGGTGCGCGCCCAGGTGCTCCAGCTCCTGCTGCTGGTCCCGCTGTTCACGGTGATGGGGCTGCGCTGGAGCGTGGCGCTGGCCGCGCTGGGGAACCTGCTGCCCGGGTACGCCTGGCTGCCGACCGCCCCCTGGTGGCTGGTCGCGGCCGGAGCGGTACTGCTGTTCAGTCCGCCCGGCCGGCTCGCGCTCGCCGCGGGCGGGGCGCGGCTGCTGCTGCGCGGGGTGCGGCCGGGACGGTACGCGCGCGGTGGCGGTGTGCACCTGCGGCTGTGGACCGCCGAGCGGCTGGCCGAGTTCACCGGTGCGACCTCGCTGACCGGATCGTGGCTGGAGCGGTACGCGCGGGCGCTGGGCGCCAAGGTCGGTCCCGACGTGGACCTGCACTCGCTGCCGCCGGTCACCGGCATGCTCAGGCTGGGGCGGGGCGCGGCCGTCGAGTCCGAGGTGGACCTGTCGGGCTGGTGGCTGGACGGCGACCGGCTGGAGATCGGCGCGGTCAGGGTCGGTGCGCACGCCGTGGTCGGCACGCGCAGCATGCTCTTCCCGGGGGCCCGGGTCGGCAAGCGGGCCGAGGTGGCACCGGGTTCGGCCGTGACCGGCCAGATCCCGACCGGGCAGCGGTGGGCGGGCGCTCCCGCGGTCAAGCTCGGCAAGGCCAAGCGGAACTGGCCCAAGGAGCGACCGGTGCGGGGCACGTACTGGCGTGTCATGTACGGCATCGCGGGCTTCGCGCTCACCGCGCTGCCCGTGCTGGCGGGAGCGGCCGCGTTCCTCGTGGCCCGGGTCCTCTTCACTCCGGACGCACCGCTGACGGGCGCCGCCCTGGCGCTCGTCCCGGCGACGCTCACCTTCGGGCTGGCGTACGCGCTGCTGCTCCTGGTCGCCGTACGGCTGCTGAGCCTGGGGCTGCGCGAGGGCACGTATCCCACGCACAGCCGGGTGGGCTGGCAGGCCTGGACGGTCACGCAGCTGATGGACCGCTCGCGCGAGACGCTGTTCCCGCTGTACGCGGGCCTGGTCACGCCGGTGTGGCTGCGGCTGCTCGGGATGCGGATCGGGCGGGGCGCGGAGGTGTCGACGGTGCTCGCGCTGCCGAGTCTGACGACGGTCGGCGAGGGCGCGTTCCTGGCCGACGACACGCTGACCGCGCCGTACGAGCTGGGCGGCGGCTGGATGCGGATCGGGCGGGCGGAGATCGGGCGGCGGGCCTTCCTCGGGAACTCGGGGATGACCGCTCCGGGGCGGTCCGTGCCGGACGGCGGGCTGGTCGGGGTGCTGTCGGCGACGCCGAAGAAGGCCAAGAAGGGCACGTCGTACCTGGGGCTGCCGCCGGTCAAGCTGCCGCGCAGCACCAGTGGCGGGGACCAGAGCCGGACGTACGACCCGCCGGCGCGGCTGCTGTGGGCGCGCGCGCTGGTGGAGCTGTGCCGGATCCTGCCGGTGTTCTGCTCGGCGTGGCTTGCGGTGCTGACGGTGGCGGCGCTGTGCGCGCTGGGGTCGCTGTGGGCCTGGGCACCGCTGCTGTCGGGGCTCGTGCTGTTCGGCGCGGGGATCACGGCCGGTCTGGTGTCGGTGGTGGCCAAGTGGGCGCTCGTCGGCCGGCATCGCGCCGGGGAGCATCCGCTGTGGAGCGGGTTCGTGTGGCGCAACGAGCTGGCGGACACCTTCGTCGAGGTGCTGGCCGTGCCCTGGCTGGCCGGTGCGGTGCCGGGGACGCCGGTGATGACGGCGTGGCTGCGCGGGCTCGGCGCGCGGATCGGCAGGGGCGTGTGGGTGGAGAGTTACTGGCTGCCCGAGACCGACCTGGTGACCCTGGGCGACGCGGCGACGGTGAACCGGGGCTGTGTGCTCCAGACACACCTCTTCCACGACCGGATCTTGCGAACGGATACTGTGGTCCTCCGTGAGGGCGCGACGCTGGGTCCTGGCGGTATCGTCCTGCCCGGCAGTTCGGTGGGGGCCCGTACGACATTGGGCCCCGCGTCGCTGGTCATGGCCGCGGAGTCCGTCCCCGACGACACCCGCTGGCTGGGCAATCCGATCGAGGCATGGCGACCCTGA